The following are encoded together in the Phaseolus vulgaris cultivar G19833 chromosome 9, P. vulgaris v2.0, whole genome shotgun sequence genome:
- the LOC137822356 gene encoding uncharacterized protein, which produces MAQEELAGVSVLDKYRERAAARKGRQSIDVIPSTAHGAGRGEAGPSHKSKKRPRDGGNIATTHRSPGSLPTPPPRREAAEAVPLSPRRVEQASGHQAGGHRSSSSALDLLGGNHRFMRRVRVALPEGTRESLRSVPPIDLVRSGLELMCRSIVLVEHGVEGHDRHAEEVTRLEQELAEAREELKRSLAANAELLANAAERELVAKDAAEARQLLASAKEEARRAAAEVVEVKKMAEEKLSSSASELAALQTAKEQVEAELDQNYEESEELLQQCFDRAGRLVPSVEVGALSAQEASAAGTNEGETEGQVEEVEAEEGECIEVQD; this is translated from the exons ATGGCTCAAGAGGAACTGGCCGGCGTCAGCGTCCTCGACAAGTATCGGGAGAGGGCGGCTGCCCGAAAGGGACGTCAGAGTATTGACGTTATTCCCTCGACCGCCCATGGTGCTGGAAGGGGCGAGGCCGGTCCCTCCCATAAGTCCAAGAAGAGGCCGAGGGATGGAGGCAACATTGCTACCACCCATCGATCCCCTGGCTCTCTGCCGACACCGCCTCCTCGTCGTGAGGCTGCCGAGGCGGTTCCTTTGTCCCCCCGGCGCGTGGAGCAGGCGTCTGGGCATCAAGCTGGAGGCCACCGGTCTTCGTCCTCGGCCCTGGATCTTCTTGGGGGGAATCACAGGTTCATGCGAAGAGTTCGCGTGGCTCTCCCCGAGGGGACTCGGGAGTCACTCCGGTCGGTCCCCCCCATTGACTTGGTGAGGAGCGGCCTAGAACTTATGTGCCGGTCAATCGTCCTCGTTGAGCACGGGGTTGAAGGCCACGACCGGCATGCCGAGGAGGTTACTCGGTTGGAGCAGGAGCTGGCCGAGGCTCGTGAGGAATTGAAGCGGTCTTTGGCTGCTAATGCTGAACTTTTGGCCAATGCTGCTGAGAGAGAGCTCGTCGCGAAGGATGCTGCTGAGGCGAGGCAGCTTTTGGCTTCGGCCAAGGAGGAGGCCCGAAGGGCGGCGGCTGAAGTCGTCGAGGTGAAGAAGATGGCTGAGGAGAAGCTCTCGTCTTCGGCCTCTGAGTTGGCCGCCCTCCAAACCGCGAAGGAGCAGGTCGAGGCTGAGCTCGACCAAAATTACGAGGAGTCGGAGGAGTTGCTCCAGCAATGCTTCGACCGGGCG GGCCGGCTGGTTCCGAGTGTTGAGGTGGGGGCTTTGTCGGCGCAGGAGGCTTCGGCGGCCGGGACCAATGAAGGGGAGACCGAGGGTCAGGTCGAGGAGGTTGAGGCCGAGGAGGGGGAGTGCATAGAGGTTCAGGATTAG
- the LOC137821082 gene encoding succinate dehydrogenase subunit 4, mitochondrial yields the protein MQSLSIKLTKRLYDSKPLFRISPNLVAHSSSATATSPSPPPPSPPIPSPSKIPNLLTAPWSATQSRGISFSGSDVRVGNLIGNRGRAHEVLKLYRPSEGTSKAILEVQPHSVAGYATVATTEDDIKRKERNSGLGKEAKTKREQLLKATAVAPLLLLYPNAYSLLLANFFVFWHLKAGIEEILADYVHHAMTREFVTISLRLFLIIAMKDVYLKFIFV from the exons ATGCAATCTCTATCGATCAAGCTCACCAAGAGGCTCTACGATTCCAAGCCTCTCTTCAGAATCTCTCCCAACCTCGTTGCTCACTCATCCTCCGCCACCGCCACTTCCCCTTCTCCGCCGCCACCGTCGCCTCCGATCCCCTCCCCTTCCAAAATACCCAATCTCCTCACCGCTCCGTGGTCCGCAACTCAGTCCCGCGGAATCTCTTTCTCTGGATCTGAT GTTAGAGTTGGGAATCTCATCGGAAACCGAG GACGCGCTCACGAG GTTCTTAAACTCTATCGCCCCTCTGAAGGAACAAGCAAAGCCATTCTTGAG GTTCAGCCTCACTCTGTAGCTGGTTATGCCACAGTGGCTACTACAGAGGATGACATCAAAAG GAAGGAACGAAACAGTGGATTAGGGAAAGAAGCGAAGACAAAGAGGGAGCAGCTCCTTAAAGCTACTGCAGTTGCCCCTCTTCTTTTATTATACCCAAACGCCTATTCATTGCTCTTGGCAAATTTCTTTGTGTTCTGGCACTTAAAAGCGGGGATAGAAGAGATTTTGGCAGATTATGTTCACCATGCAATGACCAGGGAATTTGTCACGATTTCTCTCAGGTTGTTCTTGATAATCGCAATGAAGGATGTttacttaaaatttatatttgtataa